The Geoalkalibacter sp. genome includes the window CCACCCACAGGAGCAATGCCATGGCCCGCAAGATCTTCATCGCCGCCACCGGGCAGAACTGCGGCAAGACCACCACCAGCATTTCCCTGCTGCATCTGGCGCGCGAGAAATACGCCCGCATCGGTTTCATGAAGCCCATGGGCCCCAAGGCCACGGTCTTCAAGGGACAGGCCGTGGACAAGGACGCGGCGCTCATGGCCCAGGTTTTTCATCTGAGCGCAAGCCTGCGCCACATGTCGCCGGTGGTCTTGCAGCCCGACACCACGCGACGCATGATCGACGGCGAAATCGACGCCCGCGCCCTGGAAAATAAAATCGTCGAGGCTTACGCCGAACTCGACCGCAGCTGCGACTTCGTCATCATCGAGGGCGCCGGCCACACGGGGGTGGGCTCGGTGCTCGGGCTGTCCAACGCGCGCATCGCCCGGCTGCTCGATGCTCCGGTGCTCATGGTCACCGGCGGCGGGGTGGGCAACGTCATCGATGCGGTGTACCTCAATCTGGCGCTGTTTCGCGAACAGGGCGTGGAGGTGCGCGGCATCATCGCCAACAAGCTGGTTCCGGAAAAACGCGACCAAACCCTGGACTACCTGCGCCGCGCCTTCGCTCGCGAGCCCTTCGAGGTGCTCGGCGGGTTCAACTACCAGCCGGTGCTGGCCAATCCCACCCTGCGGCGCATCGCGCGCCTGCTCGACGAGCCCCTGCAGGGCAACCGCCGCGAGGCGGGCCGCATCATCCATCACGTGCAAATCGGCGCCGCCTCCACCCAGCGGGTCACGGAACTGCTGCAGGAATCCTCCCTGCTCATCGTCACCAGCAGCCGCGACGAACTGCTGGTGACCCTCGCCAATCTCTATCAGATGCCCGAATACCGCTCCAAACTGGTGGGGCTGGTGATCCCCGGCATCATCCCCATCAGCAAAATCACCCAGAAAATCCTCGACCGCAGTCACATCCCCTACCTGCGCACCACCCGCCACACCACCTCGGGACTGCACAATCTGATCACCGAGGACGTCTCGAAAATCACCGCCGAGGATCGGGAAAAACTCGACCTGCTGCGTGAACTTTCCGGTTTTCGCTTCAACTTCGACGACGTCGACGCCCTCTGCGCCCCCTCGCAAGCCGCAATTGAGCGCCGCGCCTGAAGGCGGCGCTCAATTGCGCTGGGCGGCGATGTTCTCCAAGGCCGCCAGCCGCAGACCGTCGGCGATGGTGGGATAGACGTGGATGGTTTCGGCCAGATCATGAACGCTCAGGCCGAAGCGCACCGCCAGGGCCGCCTCATGAATGATGTCGGCCGCGCGCGGCGCCAGGATCTGCGCGCCCAGTACCCGCCCCGAGCCCTTCTCGGCACAGAGCACGAAGCCGCCGCGCTTGCCGCCCATGACATGCGCCTTGGCCACATGATCGAGGGTGAAGAAGGTGTCCACCACCTCCTTGCCGGCGGCGCGCGCCTGCGCGGGCGATAGACCCACCGTCGCCAGCTCGGGATCGACGAACACCGCCATGGGGGTGAGGCGATGATCGATGCGCCGGTGAGCGGCGGGATTGAGCATGTTCTCCGCCGCGACCTCGCCCTCGCGCGCCCCGGAGGGCGCGATCAGCGGC containing:
- a CDS encoding phosphotransacetylase family protein: MARKIFIAATGQNCGKTTTSISLLHLAREKYARIGFMKPMGPKATVFKGQAVDKDAALMAQVFHLSASLRHMSPVVLQPDTTRRMIDGEIDARALENKIVEAYAELDRSCDFVIIEGAGHTGVGSVLGLSNARIARLLDAPVLMVTGGGVGNVIDAVYLNLALFREQGVEVRGIIANKLVPEKRDQTLDYLRRAFAREPFEVLGGFNYQPVLANPTLRRIARLLDEPLQGNRREAGRIIHHVQIGAASTQRVTELLQESSLLIVTSSRDELLVTLANLYQMPEYRSKLVGLVIPGIIPISKITQKILDRSHIPYLRTTRHTTSGLHNLITEDVSKITAEDREKLDLLRELSGFRFNFDDVDALCAPSQAAIERRA